Genomic segment of Novipirellula artificiosorum:
TGCAGCATCTTGACCCGTCGCGATACCCACGCATCGGCAAAGCGTCTGTTCCGGATGACGCAGCCGTGATTGACGACCGCCATCTGAACGGCCCTGACGGTCTTGGGGGGTGTCACTTCCAAGATTCGGCTCGCCAACACTTGCTGCCGAGCGGAAAGGTCATCGCGGAGCTGTTGAGACAACATCCGGGACAAGTCACGATCGTCTGTTTGGGTCCGCTGACGAATTTATCAAAGCTGTTCCAGCGCGACCCCGGCGTGGTGCCCTTGATCGATAAGATTGTGATCAGCGGTGGATCGGTTTCGCATCCTGGTAATGTGACCGCAGCTGCAGAGTTCAACATGTACTTCGACGCGTTGGCATCGCGCGACGTGCTGGCGTCGGCGACGACCAAGAGCATGGTACCGTTGGATGTGACCGATGCGCTGCGATTTGGCGTGGACCTGCTTGAGAGATTACCGTCCAAGAACACGCGTGCCGGTGATCTGTTGCATCGAATCTTTTCGTATGCCTTCCGAGCGGCTCATCAGCAGCTTGGCCGAGAATTGATACCGCTCCGCGACGCGGCCACCTTGATGGCGGTGATCGAACCCGACTTGTTTACTTGGCGAAATATGGCGGGGCGAGTCGAAACGAAAGGCGAGTTGACTCGAGGGGTGACCGTTTTTGATCAACGAATGCGACGCGAATGGCCATTGAATATGGAAGTCGCCGTTGGCGTCGATGAGGAGGCCGTCAAAGAGATGGTCCTACGCGGTCTGAAATACGCCGGCCAAGAAACCTAATCCAGGGCTGGCGCCCTAACCGGCGGAATGCTCACCGAAACGTTTGGCGAGTGACTTCAGTCCTTCGTCCATCGAAAGGCGTACGCGGTATCCCAGTCGCTGTTTTGCAGCCGTGATATCAAAATAGTGGTCTTTGGCCAATTGTGCCGCGACAAATCGAGTCATCGGCGGTTCACTCGTTCGGCCTGTGATCCGATATAGGCCCTCCAAGCATGCGCCAATCCGGTAGGCCGATGCATAGCGGATCCTGCGGTCCGGGCAAGGCACTCCGGCCAGCTCGCAAAGTTGGCTAATCCAATCCCAGCACGATACCGGTTCGTCTTGGGCGATAAAGTAGGCCCGTCCACCCGCCGTTTGCGGTGCCGATTGCAAGGCGTCGATGGCATCGAGGTGCGCGGCCGCGGCGTTGATCACGTGAACCGTATCGACGACGTTCGTCCCCTCCCCAACGATTCTCAGCCGCCCCCGCTTGGCACGATCGATGATCCGCGGAAGGAGGTGGGGATCGTCGTTCCCCCAAATCAAATGCGGACGAAGCGCAGCGGTGTGCAGTTGGCCCGGAACATGCGAATTGAGGATCGCTTGTTCCGCCAGAGCTTTGCTGTGTGGATAGTGACAGAGCCAGGTTTTGGGGTATTCCACTTGTTCATCCACCCCGCGTTGATCCTTACCATCGAAGGTCACGCTCGGGCTGCTGGTGAACACCAAGCTGCGAATTTCGGCGGACCGGCAAGCATCGATCACATGCTCGGTTGCCAAGGTGTTGATGGAATAAAAATGCTGCCAAGGCCCCCACACGCCTGCAACCGCAGCCGTGTGCACGACCGCGTCGATGTTGCGGATCTTCGCTAAGCAAAACGAACGATCCCGTAAATCACCCTGATGATGCTGCATGCCCAGTCGAAGGAGGTCGGGATACGTTTGCCGTGAAATGCCAACAACCTCGTCGCCGCGAGCGATCAATTGACGCACGATTTCACGACCGAGGAATCCGCCACAGCCGGTAACAAGGACGCGCATGACAAAGGACAAAAAAGTGGGAGGATGGCAGAGGTCTATTCGGCTATCGTCGGCATTTTGTCAATTTTGATCAAGACGACCAATTGCTGTTCCGTTTGGCTGGCCGAGTCGCCGGACATCATTTGCTTTCCGAGCCCGATCGCGGGTTGCGTCGCCGTCACGACAAACATGTCGCCTTCGCCGCCGACCCATTCGATATCCAGGGCGTCAAACGACCAAGTGTCGCGACGCGAATCAATGCGGATTGCGGAATCACTCGGGACCCACTTTTGGCGAGCTTGGCCATGTTGAATCTCGGGACGACATTTCAGTTCGATTTGCCCTGAGATCGACGTTTTTGATGGAGTGATCGCCAACAAACTATGTGGGTCCTCGAGGGTCTTACCGATTGTTTTTCCATCCAACTTCACTAACGTGACTTGGCTTCCCGAGATCGGATGGCGAAGAGGCAATTCATGTCGCTTGCCAAAACGCATCGGGATGCGCTTTGATCCACTGGACAAATCGGTAGCGACATCGGCTTCACTCAGAAAGACATCCACCACGTCGGCCGGACGCGACAAATGCGACAATCGAGACTGAAACTGTTCTTTGCGAATGACCTTTCCGACCCGCAATCCGTTGGCTAACAAATCACGGCGCCGTCCCGGATCAATCACCATCTCGTCGACCCATTGCCAGAGGGATGCGACTTCGTCGGGACCAAGTCGGTTGGACTCAATCGGATGAAATCCCACGTTCAGTACGATCGCCCGGGAGCTTTCGGTGGCGGCGAACAGGGTGTCGGGGTTCGGCTGCGTCTCGTCGCTACGGCTCGATCGATCGGTCCAAGAGGCGCAGCCCGCAGCGATCAGGGCCACGACGGCGGTAAGCATCAGCGAAGCTCGCGTCATGCGACCGATTCGATCCAAGGGATAGACTCCTTATCAGGTGCCGCGGTGCCGTAGCGCCGCCTCGATTTTCAGTGATTGCACCACAGAGTCGTTGGCGCGAGTGCACCTTACGAAGCCTTGCGATCGAACGTCAAGAGAATGTGTTGACCAAAACGTCAGAAACATCCGCTCGTGGCTGCTCCCTGCCAAGAAGGTTGTTTCGAGCTTTTTGCGACTTTCTTCTGCAGGGGTCGTTGCTTCGGCCCAGGGTGCCCGGTCACAATGCAGCTTTTCGCTTCAAGAACGTAGACGGCTGACCGATGGAAGACCTTGATGTTGCCCGAATTGCTGAATACTTGCATGTGACGCCGAATCAGGTGATCAAGATGGCCGATCGGGGGCGGCTGCCGGCTAGAAAGGTTGGCGGGACCTGGCATTTCAGCGAAGCCGAAATCCATCATTGGCTCGAGGAACGGATTGGAGCGAGTGATTCCTTGCAACTGGACAAGGTCCAGCAGGTGCTCGATCGCGTCTCGCCGGCCGCTGTCGATCGACCGATCGCTCAGTTATGCGAGGTGGATACGATCGCCGTTCCTTTGAACGCCCGGACTCGAGGCTCGGTGATCCGTTCGATGTCGGAATTGGCGACCAAATCGGGCCTGATGTGGGACGCGGCTGCGATGGGAGAGGCGGTGAACGCACGTGAACAGATGCACCCAACGGCGCTCGATTGTGGCGTCGCCCTGCTTCACCCCCGCCGACCTCAAACCTCGATCTTGGCCGATTCCGTGATCGCGTTGGGGATCTGTCCGGCGGCGATACCCTTTGCGGATCGCGGCCAATTGACGGACGTTTTCTTTCTGATTTGCTCTTTCGATGACGCCATTCACCTTCGTATCCTGGCCAAGTTGAGCCGCATGGTGGTCGAGCCTTCGTTCCTTGCCGCGCTTCGCCAGTGCCAAACCGCTGGTGAGGCTTGGGGCTGTTTGCAGGACTGTGAACAGCGGGTGGATGAGGCGATTGCGTCACACGGCTCCTAAGCAGAAAACGTTACGCTGGCGTCGGATGCTTCGTCTCGTTTCAAGGAGGATCGATGAAAGTCACGACAACTACCGCCGCCGATTCCTGTCGTACCTTGCTGTGGATTGGTAGCCGAAGGCCCCCCGAATTCCGTGCTGCCTACGCTCACTGCGAATCAGCGTCGGCCCAGATCGCACATCGGAAGTCGGTTGACGAGGCGACTCGCAAGGCGGCGACCGATGTGGACCGAATCGTCTTGGCGCGGACCGATCGTGCTGCATTTGATTGGAAGGCCGCCTTGTCGCTTCGTAGCCTCTTCCCGAATGCGAAAATTCTCTGTTTGTTGGGTCGACTTTGCGAAGGTGTTTGTCATACCGAACGATTTGCGATTGGCGAATGTAAACGGGATGCCGAGCTGCCGATTCTAAGTTGGCACCACTGGAAACCGTTCTTGCCGAGTTGGATTGGCACGACGGGGCCATCCTCAGAGGCCATGCCTCCAAAAGCCACGATCGCCGTCGTCGCGGCAACGTTATCGATCGCGGAACCGATGATGGAGTTGATGGAGGGCCACTCCGATCGATCCGATGGCAACGCAGTGGTATGGATGCGGAAGCCGACGCCGCATTTTGTGCGTCATGTCGATTGGACCCTCTGGGACGATTCGTACGCGTCGCCAACGTCGGTTGCAAACTGGAAAAGTCGAACCGAACAAATGAGTTTATCGTTCGGCGCGAAACATGCGTGGTTGGTCAATAGCCCGCGTCCCCACCAAGTTGCCGCCGCACGGCTAGCTGGCATTGAAACGGTCATTGGCAAGCCGTTTCAAATTGCTGCCTTGATAGAATGGCTCCGCCGCAGCGGATGTGAACCGAGTGTGGCTGATTGGAAACGGGTCGCCTAGCTCTTTGTCAAAACGAAGGATTTGGGTTGCCGATAGTGAATGTTGCTAAAGAGCCATGACCCGAATGATTGAGCTGTAACAAAGCGCTCGTTTAGGGGGGCCAAAAAAAATCCTCGGCCGCGAAGGGTTCGCGACCGAGGACTTTGTCTTTTCTTCTCGTGATCCGCTTTGTACGGTTACAAACGCGTCACACGATAGCTTGAATCTGCTTCGAAACGGAGCCGATTACCATTCGCAACCACAAGTGGGTTCTGCAACTTCGCAACCGCAAGTCGGTTCTGGCATGCAGCATTCGTCACAGGAAGCGTGACGCTTGAACAACTTGCCGAAGAAGCCTTTGACTTTGTCGCCGCACGAAGGACGGTCACAGCAAACGGGTTCGCAACCGCAGGTGGGCTCGATCATTTCGCAACCACAGGTGGGTTCGATGATTTCGCAACCGCAAGTTGGCTCAGGTGCACAGCATGCGTCGCATGCATTGTGACGATGGAACAATTTGCTCAGCAGTCCACATTTCGGAGCCGAGAAGCCGCTGTCGCAGCAAGGCTCGGCACCACAAGTGGGTTCGAAGCAAGGTGCTGGAGCTTCGCAGCCACAGGTGGGCTCGACGTCACAACACGAATCGCATCCGCGATTACACAATTTGTCAAACAGGCCAAACGCGCTGGCGTTGACCGAGCTGCTAGCGACGAAAGCGACAGCGAGCAGAGCAGGAATGAATACACGACGCATCGTGGTATCTCCAAGGATTTAGGTTTCAGGAAGGTCTAGCGTGCGCATTGAGCCGCAACACGTCCGAGCGGCCGGTAAGGGACCAACAAATCGGAGTTCAGTCGCCCCAATCGGACCACGTTGACACGGGAGGTGTTTGCGGTCGATCGGCGTATGGCGGCGCTTGCACTGCACCACACATTGGTGCTTACACATGTCTCTATCGTCGAGCCTAGGTTGCTAGCCTAGGACATCTGGAGAAGTTTCTTGTTGAAACCAACAAATGGGGTTGAAACAGACCGTTGTTGCGGATTGTTTCGAAAAGAACGGCTGGCACGCTGCGCTTGCACCGACCGAGCGGTCTGGACTTGGACGACGAACCCCCGTTGTCGCATCAACTCGAACTTGGAACGTGGCCCATCTGACCTGCTGTTGAAGCCGTGACGTGATAGAATGATCGCGTCCCATCACCCGCTTTCCCACCTTTTCCCCCTCCTGCCCACGATGACATTCCCACGCTTACTTCTGCTGCTACCGTTGTGGTTCCCTTTCACCGTCGCCTCGGCTCAAGACAAAGTCCCCTTTGTGCTCGATTGGGCAACCCATTCCCGATCGGCGATCGATCTGAGCCGCTTTCTCGATGCCCCGGCTGGTCGAGCTGGGTTTGTTCGTCCCAAGGGCGAGCATTTCGTCGATGGCGAAGGGACGCGGATTCGATTGTGGGGGGTGAATTTGGGTGGGCCTTCCTGTTTTCCAAGCCACGAGGATGCAGAAAAATTGGCAGAGAGCTTGGCTCGGCTTGGCATCAACTGCGTGCGATTTCATGGACTCGATTCGAATTGGGGCATCAGTTCGATCGACCGTAGTGGGGGTGACACGTCGCGGTTGGACGAAACGAGTCTCGAACGATTTGACTACCTGTTCGATCAGCTTCGTCGCCGCGGTATCTATGGCAATATCAACTTGAACGTCTTTCGCACTTACGGTGATGAAGACGGTTTGCCTGACCCTCAGGATCTCGGTCTGGCGAAGTGGGCAACTCATTTCTATCCGCGGATCATCGAGCTCGAAGAAAAATACGCTGTCGATCTGCTGACTCATGTGAACCGGTACACGGGCAAGTCGTACGCGAATGATCCCGCCGTCTTGGTGGTTGAAATCGTCAACGAGAACTCTCTGGTCGAAGGCTGGCTCAATGGAAAGCTTGTCGGTCACGATGACAACAGTGGTGATACGTGGAGTCCGCTGCCGACGGAATACGCCAAGGAATTGAACCGGCAATTCAACGCATGGCTGATTGAGAATCGCTCAGCCGAACAAAGGGAGAGATTTCGAAGCGATGCCGATTTGGCTGCCAATGCACCGCTGGTTCTGCTCGCACCGTCACAGTTTTCGTCGGCGACCGCAGAGCGATTTGCAACCGACCAAGAGTTTGTCGTCGACACGGAACGATCCTTTTTGCGCCGAATGAAAACGCTTATCAAGGATGAAGTTGGTTTGAAATCGATGCTGATTGGCGATGCGGATCACAACGACTCGGTGAATGGGTTTCCTCATATGATCAATAATGCTCTCTTTGACTACGCCGATGGTCATGGCTATTGGCAACATCCATCGATTGGGAAGATCACTCGGACGAAGAACGACCCGATGGTCAACGATCCAAGTGATTCCACGATGGTCCAATTTGCTCGGGCGCCAATCGTTGGAAAACCCTTTGTTATCAGCGAAACCAATCACCCGTACCCGCATCGCTATGCCGTCGAAGGGATTCCTCTGTTGACAGCCTACGCGATGCTACAAGATTGGGATGGCGTCTTCTTCCATGAGTTCGGTCGAGCGGTGTACGATAACCCTGATGCTATCGGCCGAAACGGTTGGTTCAATCTGAGCACGGATCCCATCAAGGTAGCGGAGTTGATGTGCTCAGCATTGATGTGGCATCGTGGCGATGTTCAGTCAGCCAAACAGTTGATCGTCCGCCAGCACACGGTTGATGAAATCATGGCAAATTCTCGGATGCCAAGCTGGGAACACCGGCCGTTTTTTGATGATGCGTTTGCCAAGACCTTGCCGTTGGTTCACCGGACGCGTTGGCGACTGGTCGAAAAGCCGGTCAAAGCGGAATACCCCCCGTCACCCGGGATCAACGACATCGTGTCGGATACCGAGCAACTTCGTTGGCAAGGTGCGGACAAGAATCGTGGGCGGGTGACAATCGATACGCCAAAAGTTCAGGCGACGATTGGATTTCAACGTGATGCCGAGCATCGGAGTTACCCTGGCATCCGTCATCTGTCGGTGGACGTCAAGAACGACTTTGCCACGGTGATCTTGACGAGCCTCGACGATCAACCGATCGCATCGAGCAAGAAGTTGCTGCTGTTTGTTGGCGATCGGTCGGCAAATGAAGACTTAACCTGGGAAGATGATTTTCAAACGGTTGCCAATTGGGGGAACGGTCCCGTGGCAATCCGGCCCCTGCAAGGCAAGATCAGTTTATGGGGCTTGCAGTCAGGAGGACCACTGACCACCACGGTCCTCGGGTCGCTCGGCCAACCTACCGACGAAACCTGGACCACTTACGCCAAGGACGGAGGATGGCATGTTTTGCTTGGCAATCCTGTCGGTTCGATGGCTATCCTCGAACGTTAAAGCACGCTCACGAAAGAGTGGTTCCCCGATGAAGATTCCTGGTTCTTTAGCACGATCGCCATTGCTGACTTGCATCGCGACGATGCTCTCGCTGCTGCGAGACTCGGAGTTGGTTCAAGGCGGGAACTAAAAAGCGTCAATCTGCTCCAAAGATAGCCGGCGGTTGAGTGCCGGACAGACCGCGATTCGGTGAATCGTTTCGTGCTGTTTCTTGGAAAGCGATAGAGAGATTGTATTTGATGTTTTTGTCCCAGACGCCTCCGGTGGAAGCAACCGATTTTCCCGTTTCGATCGACACCGCGAAATTGAAGGATTGTATTGCAGCGTTGCATGGGTGCATCGCCTCATGCCATGCGTGTGCGTATGAGATGGCGGGCAATCCAAAATTGGCAATGAGCATTGCCAATGATTGTCCAAAATGCTGCATTGACTGCGCCGACATGTGCGAAATGTTTGTTCGCGCCCTGTCCAGAAAGAGCCCCTATTGGCAACCCTATCGCACGTGGTGCCAAGTGATTTGCGAGTGGTGTGCCGATCAATGTGGCGAGCACTACGAAGAGTGTTGCATCGAATGCGCTGAACACTGTATCAAGTGTGTCGCAGCACTGAACGAATTGGTCTAAGGGACGAACGTCACGGCATCGATTCGATTCTTGATCGACATTTGCATTTGGGTCAACTCTTGTTCAAGCTGCTGGTTGCTCTTGAACAGGCTGATTAACGTCGTGCGAATCTGTTGGAGTTCTTCGGCAAGCTCGTCGTGATATGCCTTGATCGCCACGGTTTCCACCTGGCTGTGTGCGAGGTCTTGTTCCAGTTTCAGCTTGACGGTCTGATTCGTTGTCAGCATCGACTCGGTCGCAGCAATCGCTTCCTCGAGAACTTGTTTTTCGAACTCGACCTGCTCCTTTCGAATCGCCAACTGAGCCAATCGAAGGCGAATTTCGCGAATCCCGAATCGATAATCATTCAGGGGGCGAAGGTAGTAAGTCTTGATCAACTTCGCGACGCCTTCATCAAACAATTGGCTAGCCGCTTCTTCTTTGACCACAACACGGTCGCCAACGTTAAACGAAACCTCGTTGTCTTCGGATCGCTGCAGCCGGCTGTCGACCGCTCGTCCACCGGCATCAAAAAATCCTCCGTCGAGCGCCCCAAACTTATCGGGACTGTCGACTTCAATTTTGTGCTTCTTCGTAAATTC
This window contains:
- a CDS encoding nucleoside hydrolase, translated to MTRKIIIDCDPGIDDAAALCIALFDPRVEVLAITATAGTVDSDQATCNVTSILQHLDPSRYPRIGKASVPDDAAVIDDRHLNGPDGLGGCHFQDSARQHLLPSGKVIAELLRQHPGQVTIVCLGPLTNLSKLFQRDPGVVPLIDKIVISGGSVSHPGNVTAAAEFNMYFDALASRDVLASATTKSMVPLDVTDALRFGVDLLERLPSKNTRAGDLLHRIFSYAFRAAHQQLGRELIPLRDAATLMAVIEPDLFTWRNMAGRVETKGELTRGVTVFDQRMRREWPLNMEVAVGVDEEAVKEMVLRGLKYAGQET
- a CDS encoding NAD-dependent epimerase/dehydratase family protein, whose product is MRVLVTGCGGFLGREIVRQLIARGDEVVGISRQTYPDLLRLGMQHHQGDLRDRSFCLAKIRNIDAVVHTAAVAGVWGPWQHFYSINTLATEHVIDACRSAEIRSLVFTSSPSVTFDGKDQRGVDEQVEYPKTWLCHYPHSKALAEQAILNSHVPGQLHTAALRPHLIWGNDDPHLLPRIIDRAKRGRLRIVGEGTNVVDTVHVINAAAAHLDAIDALQSAPQTAGGRAYFIAQDEPVSCWDWISQLCELAGVPCPDRRIRYASAYRIGACLEGLYRITGRTSEPPMTRFVAAQLAKDHYFDITAAKQRLGYRVRLSMDEGLKSLAKRFGEHSAG
- a CDS encoding PTS sugar transporter subunit IIA, translated to MEDLDVARIAEYLHVTPNQVIKMADRGRLPARKVGGTWHFSEAEIHHWLEERIGASDSLQLDKVQQVLDRVSPAAVDRPIAQLCEVDTIAVPLNARTRGSVIRSMSELATKSGLMWDAAAMGEAVNAREQMHPTALDCGVALLHPRRPQTSILADSVIALGICPAAIPFADRGQLTDVFFLICSFDDAIHLRILAKLSRMVVEPSFLAALRQCQTAGEAWGCLQDCEQRVDEAIASHGS
- a CDS encoding glycoside hydrolase family 5 protein — encoded protein: MTFPRLLLLLPLWFPFTVASAQDKVPFVLDWATHSRSAIDLSRFLDAPAGRAGFVRPKGEHFVDGEGTRIRLWGVNLGGPSCFPSHEDAEKLAESLARLGINCVRFHGLDSNWGISSIDRSGGDTSRLDETSLERFDYLFDQLRRRGIYGNINLNVFRTYGDEDGLPDPQDLGLAKWATHFYPRIIELEEKYAVDLLTHVNRYTGKSYANDPAVLVVEIVNENSLVEGWLNGKLVGHDDNSGDTWSPLPTEYAKELNRQFNAWLIENRSAEQRERFRSDADLAANAPLVLLAPSQFSSATAERFATDQEFVVDTERSFLRRMKTLIKDEVGLKSMLIGDADHNDSVNGFPHMINNALFDYADGHGYWQHPSIGKITRTKNDPMVNDPSDSTMVQFARAPIVGKPFVISETNHPYPHRYAVEGIPLLTAYAMLQDWDGVFFHEFGRAVYDNPDAIGRNGWFNLSTDPIKVAELMCSALMWHRGDVQSAKQLIVRQHTVDEIMANSRMPSWEHRPFFDDAFAKTLPLVHRTRWRLVEKPVKAEYPPSPGINDIVSDTEQLRWQGADKNRGRVTIDTPKVQATIGFQRDAEHRSYPGIRHLSVDVKNDFATVILTSLDDQPIASSKKLLLFVGDRSANEDLTWEDDFQTVANWGNGPVAIRPLQGKISLWGLQSGGPLTTTVLGSLGQPTDETWTTYAKDGGWHVLLGNPVGSMAILER